From the Lathyrus oleraceus cultivar Zhongwan6 chromosome 4, CAAS_Psat_ZW6_1.0, whole genome shotgun sequence genome, one window contains:
- the LOC127073843 gene encoding LRR receptor-like serine/threonine-protein kinase FEI 2, translating to MKITILASTLFVIFTTLFNHSSLALTQDGQALLEIKSTWNDTKNVLSNWQDFDESPCAWTGISCHPDAEQRVRSINLPYMQLGGIISPSIGKLSRLQRLALHQNGLHGIIPVEITNCTELRALYLRANYFQGGIPSGIGNLSFLNILDVSSNSLKGAIPSSIGRLSHLQVLNLSTNFFSGEIPDIGVLSTFQKNSFIGNLDLCGRQIQKPCRTSLGFPVVIPHAVSDEASVPPKRSSSHYLKAVLIGAVATLGLALIVTLSLLWIRSSSKKERAVRKYTEVKKQVDPSASAKLITFHGDMPYTSSEIIEKLESLDEEDIVGSGGFGTVYRMVMNDCGTFAVKRIDRSREGSDQVFERELEILGSIKHINLVNLRGYCRLPSSRLLIYDYLALGSLDDLLHENIERQPLNWNDRLKITLGSARGLAYLHHECSPKIVHRDIKSSNILLNENMEPHISDFGLAKLLVDEDAHVTTVVAGTFGYLAPEYLQSGRATEKSDVYSFGVLLLELVTGKRPTDPSFVKRGLNVVGWMNTLLKENRLEDVVDRRCTGADAETLEVILELAARCTDSNADDRPSMNQVLQLLEQEVMSPCPSEFYESHSDH from the exons ATGAAAATCACCATTCTAGCTTCTACTCTCTTTGTGATCTTCACAACACTTTTCAACCATTCTTCACTTGCTCTCACTCAAGATG GTCAAGCATTGTTGGAGATCAAAAGCACTTGGAATGATACTAAGAATGTTCTTAGCAACTGGCAGGATTTTGATGAGTCTCCTTGTGCATGGACTGGAATCTCATGTCATCCTGATGCTGAACAAAGAGTTCGTTCAAT AAATTTGCCGTACATGCAGCTTGGAGGAATAATCTCTCCCAGCATTGGTAAACTCAGTAGATTGCAGAGATT AGCACTTCATCAGAATGGTTTGCATGGAATCATTCCGGTTGAAATTACCAACTGTACTGAGCTTAGAGCCTT GTACTTGAGGGCTAATTATTTCCAAGGAGGCATACCATCAGGCATTGGAAATCTTTCATTTTTGAATATATT GGATGTATCAAGCAATTCACTGAAAGGAGCTATACCTTCCTCTATCGGCCGTCTCTCGCATTTGCAAGTTTT GAACCTGTCCACCAATTTCTTTTCTGGTGAAATCCCCGACATTGGAGTACTAAGCACCTTCCAGAAGAACTC GTTTATTGGAAATTTAGATCTTTGTGGAAGGCAAATCCAAAAGCCATGTCGAACATCACTTGGTTTCCCTGTCGTGATACCGCATGCCGTTAGCGATGAAGCTTCAG TCCCTCCAAAAAGATCTTCTTCGCATTACTTAAAGGCTGTGCTAATCGGGGCAGTGGCAACCTTGGGCCTTGCACTTATCGTAACCCTTTCATTACTCTGGATTCGTTCATCGTCGAAGAAGGAACGAGCTGTTAGGAAATACACAGAAGTCAAGAAACAAGTTGATCCATCAGCAA GTGCTAAACTTATTACGTTCCACGGTGATATGCCATACACATCATCTGAAATCATAGAGAAGCTGGAGTCTCTTGACGAGGAGGATATCGTAGGGTCAGGAGGATTTGGTACTGTTTACCGAATGGTGATGAATGATTGTGGCACATTTGCTGTTAAGAGAATTGACCGAAGCCGTGAAGGGTCGGATCAAGTGTTTGAAAGGGAACTAGAAATCTTAGGGAGCATCAAACACATAAATTTAGTGAACCTTCGCGGTTATTGCAGGCTCCCTTCTTCAAGGCTCCTTATCTACGATTATTTGGCCTTAGGCAGCTTAGATGATCTCTTGCATG AAAATATCGAACGACAACCCTTGAACTGGAATGATCGTCTAAAGATAACCCTTGGTTCTGCCCGGGGTTTGGCATACTTGCACCATGAATGCTCCCCGAAAATTGTGCACCGTGACATAAAATCTAGCAACATCCTTCTTAATGAAAACATGGAGCCTCACATCTCTGATTTTGGTCTTGCAAAGCTCTTGGTCGATGAAGATGCGCATGTTACCACAGTGGTTGCTGGCACATTTGGCTATTTGGCACCAG AGTATCTTCAAAGTGGGAGAGCGACTGAGAAGTCGGATGTATATAGCTTTGGAGTTCTATTACTCGAACTCGTAACCGGAAAGAGGCCTACGGATCCTTCCTTTGTAAAGAGAGGTTTAAATGTTGTTGGTTGG ATGAACACATTATTGAAAGAAAACAGATTGGAAGATGTGGTAGACAGAAGATGCACTGGTGCAGATGCTGAGACTCTTGAAGTGATTTTGGAGCTAGCAGCAAGATGCACCGATTCAAATGCAGATGACCGTCCTTCGATGAACCAAGTATTGCAGTTGCTGGAGCAAGAGGTTATGTCCCCTTGTCCAAGTGAATTTTACGAGTCTCATTCGGATCACTGA